The genomic region GCTGCACGCCGATCGCGGTGAACGACCTGCAGGAAGCGGGTCGCAAGACGATCACCGACGGCATCCGCAGCGACAACGGCATCGAAGGCGCGCGCGCCGCGGTCCGCATGCTGCGCACGGCGCACATGTTGCCGCTGTGCAAGGACACCTCGGCCTCGTCGAGCCCGACGTCGCCCACGACGCCGACGCCGCCCGCGAACGGTTCGCCCTCGCCGACGACCCCGCCGCCGTCGGGCAGCGAGACCACCGAGCCCTCGCTCACCTCGTCCGCGCAGAAGCCGGGCGTGGAATGCCGGGAGGGTCCGTAGTTGAAGGGCGCACCCGCCCCGGCCGGGGACGGCTCACCAGTCGCATCGGTGGCGAACACCACGTCGCCAGGACTGCGACCGCCCACGCGGCGCGGCACCGAACTGGTGATGCTCTCGTTCGCCGCCGGGCTCGTCACGCTGGCGCTGATCCTGGTCGAGCTGAACCAGGAACGCTCGCTGAGCCTGCGGATCCTGTGGCTGGGTCTCGCTTACCTCGGCCTGTTCGCCTGCGCGCACCTCGCCGTGCGCCGCTGGGCGCCCTACGCCGACCCGGTGATCCTGCCGTGCGTCGCGTTCCTGAACGGGCTCGGCCTGGTGGTCATCCACCGGATCGACCTCGCCATGGAGGGCACCGTCTTCGACGACGGGTCGACGTGGGACCCGATGGCGTTCAAGCAGGTCATCTGGACCGCGATCGGCTTGTTGCTGTTCGCGGCCACGCTGAAGTTCCTCACCGACCACCGCACCCTGGCGCGGTTCGGCTACACGTTCGGCCTGGCCGGGCTGGTCGCCCTGCTGCTGCCCGGTGTGCTGCCCGGCTTCATCGCGCCGACGATCAACGGCGCCAAGATCTGGCTGCGGATCGGCCCGTTCTCGATCCAGCCGGGTGAGTTCGCCAAGATCCTGCTGATGGTCTTCTTCGCCGCGTTCCTGGTGTCGAAGCGGGACCTCTTCACCACCGCGGGCCGCCGGTTCCTCGGCATGGACCTGCCGCGTGCCCGCGACCTCGGCCCGCTGTTCGCGGCGTGGGGCGTGGCGGTCGCGGTCATGATCCTGCAGAAGGACCTCGGCTCCTCGCTGCTGTTCTTCGGCATCGTGCTGGTGCTGCTCTACGTCGCCACCGAGCGCGCCGCCTGGGTGGTGCTCGGCCTCGGCCTGTTCGCCGGCGGTGCCGTGATCGCGTGGAAGCTCTTCACGCACGTCCAGCAGCGCGTGGCGAACTGGTCGGACCCGATGGCCACCTACAACGAGGACGGCGGCGGCTACCAGATCGCGCAGTCGCTCTTCGGTCTGGCGACCGGTGGCATCGGTGGTGCCGGCCTCGGCGCCGGCCGGCCGGAGATGATCCCGGAGTCGAACACCGACTTCATCACCGCGGTGATCGGTGAGGAGCTCGGGTTCGTCGGCTTCGCGGCACTGCTGCTGGTCTACATGGTCGTCGCGATGCGGGGCCTGCGCAGCGCCATCTCGGTGCGCGACAGCTTCGGCAAGCTGCTGGGCGGCGGTCTCGCGTTCGCCATGTGCTTCCAGGTGTTCATCGTCGTCGGCGGTGTCACCAAGTTGATCCCGATGACGGGCATCACCGCCCCGTTCCTGTCCAAGGGCGGTTCATCGCTGCTCGCGAACTACGTCCTGATCGCGTTGCTCCTGCGGATCTCCGCGGCCGCGCGGGCCCCGCAGCGGGCTCCCAAGCCGAAGCCGCAGCAGCCGGCCATCGCCGACCAGCACACTGTGATGGTGGAGCGTCCGAAATGAACACACCGCTCCGCCGAGTCGGCTTCGCCATGATGGTGATGATCCTGCTGTTGCTGGGCAACGCCACGTGGGTGCAGGTCATCAACGCCGACGAGTGGCGCAAGAACCCGAACAACCGCCGGGTCCTCCTCGACGAGTACGGCCGCAAGCGCGGCCTGATCATGGCCGCCGACGGCATGGTCATCGCGGACGTCAAGGAGACGACGGACCGGCTGCGGTACCTGCGCACCTACGCGGCACCCCAGGCGTACGCGCAGGTGACGGGGTACCTCTCGGTCACCTACGGCACCTCCGGCATCGAGCGTGCCGAGAACGACCTGCTCAACGGCTCCGACGACCGGCTGTTCACGCGCCGCGTCTCGGCGTTGATCACCGGCCGGGACCCGGTCGGCGGCAACGTGCAGCTGACGCTGG from Lentzea guizhouensis harbors:
- a CDS encoding FtsW/RodA/SpoVE family cell cycle protein, giving the protein MLSFAAGLVTLALILVELNQERSLSLRILWLGLAYLGLFACAHLAVRRWAPYADPVILPCVAFLNGLGLVVIHRIDLAMEGTVFDDGSTWDPMAFKQVIWTAIGLLLFAATLKFLTDHRTLARFGYTFGLAGLVALLLPGVLPGFIAPTINGAKIWLRIGPFSIQPGEFAKILLMVFFAAFLVSKRDLFTTAGRRFLGMDLPRARDLGPLFAAWGVAVAVMILQKDLGSSLLFFGIVLVLLYVATERAAWVVLGLGLFAGGAVIAWKLFTHVQQRVANWSDPMATYNEDGGGYQIAQSLFGLATGGIGGAGLGAGRPEMIPESNTDFITAVIGEELGFVGFAALLLVYMVVAMRGLRSAISVRDSFGKLLGGGLAFAMCFQVFIVVGGVTKLIPMTGITAPFLSKGGSSLLANYVLIALLLRISAAARAPQRAPKPKPQQPAIADQHTVMVERPK